Genomic DNA from Candidatus Zixiibacteriota bacterium:
TAATGAATGAGAGTCAAATCATCTGTGGTCCTCAATCAAGTGAATGAGTCGTATTGGCTGGAATTAGGACGAGAAAGAAACTGGACAACTATCGGCGCCGGAAATCGCCCACCGAGCAGGTTCGATTAGTAAGCGGACGCGAAATGCATGAGGTCTTCGACTTCGGTATCGGCAGCAGCGATGCACCAAAGTCCTTTACATTGCCACATTATTACATTTATGCCATCAAGCGACCCATAGTGATACTTGTTGTGTCCATTCTGCATCACTTCCAGCTTCGGACAGGGTTGGAAGGCGGAGTCGGGGATTATATAGACTGAAACGTTTGAGCCGAGATATTCATAGACAAGATGAACTGCTTCACTGTTGGAGCAACTGTCGGGAAATCCGCGAGTCGCAATCCTGTCTGACGACTCCCGGAAGAACTCCTCCGGAACTGTAACGAAGTCGTTGAGGGACTCCTCGATTTCGGACATCGTCTTCTTCACAGTGGGCCCTTCGGCGCTTACAACCTTCTGCAAGTGATTATCTACGATTGGACGTAGACTGGCATAGGCATCCGAACTGTTCAGATCCAGGATCGAAAACAAGGTCAGTCCAATTACCGCCAACGCAACCGCAGTTGCCAAGTACGGTCTAAAACGTGAAAAAAAACCGCTGGATTGCTCATTTCCGTCAATCTCAGCGATCCGCGCAAGGACTTTCGCTTTCAAAGGCTCGGAGTCGACCTCCGCATGTCCCTTCTCGGCTATAACCTTGTGCAGCATTTTCTCGAACTCATACTTGTCGAAACAATGCTCGCAAGTCGTCAGATGGGCTTCGATCTTCCTGACTGTGTCTTCTGTCAGTTCTTTGTCAAGATACTCGTAAAGATGTAGCAATGCTTCGCGGCAGTTCATTTGCTCCCTTCCGCCATGATTCCCCGCTGCACCGCATAGTCCCAGAGGCTTCTCTGGAGCAGCTTGCGCGCACGATGTAATCGAGATTTGACCGTTCCAAGTTGTATGTCAGTGATTTCGGCAATTTCTTCGTAAGAAAACCCCTCCAGAAATGCCAAAACGACGACCGACCGAAAATCTTCCGGCAACTCGTCGATTGCTTTCCTGACATCGCTGTCCATCAACTTCGAGAACAGGATTTCTTCAGGATCTGCCGATTTCCCTATCGAGCCTTCGAGCTGGTGGTAGAGGAAATTATCGTCAATCTCCTCATACGATACTCCGCTCGGTTTGCGACTCTTCTGGCGATAGTTGTTTATGAAAATATTCGTCATTATCTTGAATAACCAAGCCTTAATGTTGGATCCACGCTCGAACCGATCAAAGAAGCGGTATGCCTTTAGCAATGTTTCCTGAACTAAGTCCTCCGAGTCACCTTCGTTCTTGGTCATCCGCAACGCTGTGCGCAAGAGAGCATCAGTGTGCACCATAGCGATTTTCTCGAATTCCTTCTGCTGTGCGTCTTTAGACTTCGCCAAAGCCAATTTCAGTTTCGACTACGACGCAAGCCATAGTCAAAAACCGCCTCGTTTCAGGTTAGGTTCCCATTATTAGCTTTTAAAGATAACTTTTATGAGAAAGACAAACAAGTACTTTTTCACTCTCTGTTAAAGCGGCCAAACTTCTCCGCCACCACTGAAAACAGATAGTCAAAAAGTTGAGATGAGAAGATAGAGAACGCAAACGGCGCAGCCGACGCGAAGTTTAAAGTGCCGTATGGCACGCCCTTATCAATCAATGGGACTATTGCCATTGAACTTGTCTCTTCGAGAAGCAGAAGCTTCCGCTCGACAATGTTCCCGGCGATCTGTCTGGGAAAATCTTCCACGTAAATCTCGCCATTCTCCAGCACAGTGCGCATGAGGGATTTATCACCGGCAATACTGATTACCACGCCGGTTCGCGTCTCCCCCTGTTGATACACAAGAGGAACTCTCATATAGTTCTTTTCGGGCGAATAGACCGAATACGATGCTTTGTGGATCGCAAAGAACTTGTCGAGTCTTGATGTCAGATTGAGAAAGAGGTTTTTCTGACTCTCAACACTGTCCAATGTCCGCTCGAGACTCTGGTAAATGGACTTCTGAGAGTCAACATCAAAG
This window encodes:
- a CDS encoding zf-HC2 domain-containing protein produces the protein MNCREALLHLYEYLDKELTEDTVRKIEAHLTTCEHCFDKYEFEKMLHKVIAEKGHAEVDSEPLKAKVLARIAEIDGNEQSSGFFSRFRPYLATAVALAVIGLTLFSILDLNSSDAYASLRPIVDNHLQKVVSAEGPTVKKTMSEIEESLNDFVTVPEEFFRESSDRIATRGFPDSCSNSEAVHLVYEYLGSNVSVYIIPDSAFQPCPKLEVMQNGHNKYHYGSLDGINVIMWQCKGLWCIAAADTEVEDLMHFASAY
- a CDS encoding sigma-70 family RNA polymerase sigma factor, translating into MVHTDALLRTALRMTKNEGDSEDLVQETLLKAYRFFDRFERGSNIKAWLFKIMTNIFINNYRQKSRKPSGVSYEEIDDNFLYHQLEGSIGKSADPEEILFSKLMDSDVRKAIDELPEDFRSVVVLAFLEGFSYEEIAEITDIQLGTVKSRLHRARKLLQRSLWDYAVQRGIMAEGSK